AGATCGGTGAGTACTACCGGCGCGCGGTCGCGGAGTACCTGGAGTCGTCCGGTGCGGCCGGACGCCTGTACGCCGACGACCCGGACCGCGCGCCGGTGCAGAAGCGCGTCGGGTCGAGCGTGGCGTACCTGGGCGAGCGGATGGGCCAGGTGCCGGTGCTGGTGATCCCGTGCCTGACGGCGAAGAGTCTCCCGGCTGGAAACCAGGCAGGGCTGTGGGGTTCGATCCTCCCGTCGGCGTGGAGCTACATGCTCGCGGCGCGGGCGCGCGGGCTGGGGACGGCGTGGACGACGCTGCACATGCAGTACGAGGACGAGGTGTCGGAGCTGCTCGGGCTTCCCGAGGACGTCCGCCAGACGGTGCTGATCCCCACGGCGTACACGATCGGCACGGACTTCAAGCCCGCCGCGCGCCAGCCGCTCGACGAGGTCCTCCACGTCGACAGCTGGTGATCACGGCGCTGTAGCGGCCATCTCCTCGATGGTGAGGCCGCTGAGGATCGAGCGGGGCTCGGTGGTGGTCAGGTCGAGTGACGGGTCGGCGGAGTCGTCGCGGACCTTCACCATCAGCCAGTCGCGGTCCGTGCGGGTGAAAGCCCAGGTTCCTTGGAGTTTCACGCCGTTCAGCCGGAACTTCAGGTGCCCGCGCTCGATCGCCGCGCCGGGCTCGACCAGCCGGCGCTGCTTGTCGCGGGTGAGGTTCGTGTAGACGCCGGCGTCCCAGACGATCACCGCGCCGCTGCCGTACTTGGCCTCGGCGTGCACGCCCTCGTACGTCGCGTACTCGAGGTCGTGGTCGGTGGTGAAGACCGCCAGCCGCTTCACGACCGGGTCGAGCGACGGCCCGAGCGGCACGGCCCAGGACTTCAGGACGCCGTCCACCTCGAGCCGTACGTCGTAGTGGCGGCGCCGCGCATCGTGCAGCTGCACCACGAAAACAGGTGCCTCAGGCAACGATGACATCAAGGCTCCTCCGCGTGTGGCCCGCCGCGAACGATTCTACGGCGGGCCACCGCGGGGAGGGATCCCAGCAGTAGTACTCAGGCGGCCGAGACGGCCGGCGGCTCGATCTGGTCGCGCAGCTTGTCGAGAATGCCGCGCAGCAGGCGGGAGACCTGCATCTGGCTGACGCCGATCTCGGCGCCGATGTCGGCCTGGGTGTGGCCCTCGATGAAGCGCAGCTCGAGGATCTTGCGCTCACGCGGGGCGAGCTCGTTCAGCACCGGTTCGAGAACGGCGACCGCCTCGGTGCGCTCGAACGAGGTGTCCTCGTCGTCGGCGATGGTGTCGGCCAGGTTCGCGGTCGACTCGCCGTCGACCGGGCGGTCCAGCGACAGCACCGAGAAGCAGCCGTCGGCGGCGATCGCGGCCTCGATCTCGGCCACGTCGGTGCCGACCGCCTCGGCCAGCTCCTCCAGGGTCGGATCGCGCTGCAGGTCCTGGACGAGTTGCGGGCGAACGCTCGCGATCGACCCCTGCAGCTCCTGCAGCCGGCGGGGGATCCGCACGGTCCACGAGCAGTCGCGGAAGTAGCGCTTCACCTCGCCGCGAATGGTCGGTACGGCGTACGCGAGGAACGGCGTCCCCGTGTCGGGACGGTAGCTACGAGCCGCCTTCAGCAGTCCCAGGTAGGCGACCTGGTCCAGGTCGTCGGCCTCGACACCGCGACCGCGGAACCGGCTCGCGATGCTGTGGGCGATGCCCAGGTTCAGCTCGATGGCTTCCTCCAGCAACGACCGCTGGAGTGTCTCGTCGGTGGTTGCGGCCCGGCGGGTGAGAAGTTCCCTGGTGGCCAGATCTCGGCGCTGCTTCGGATCGGTGCCCGGCAGCTCGTCGACGGTGGTGCGTGCAAGTACGGTAACCATGATTCTTGACCTCGCGACGTTGAGTCACGGCGCGGCACATGTCTGGACCGCGGTCAATATCTGTGTGAGTCATTCCTACCCCATGAATCCCGAAGTTATGCATCCGACCTCGAACTCACACGAAGCCGTTGGATCGAGACACGGGCGCAACACGCTCAGTCGAGCGACCGCAGAACGCCTAGCGCGGCCGTCGGCGGATGCGCGGAGTCGCGCCACCGCAGGGTCCACGTGTACGGCGGTACGCCGGCCGCCAGCGGCTTCACCACCACCCCGGCGGGCGCCGGGGTCGAGAGCAGTCCGAGCGCGACGCACTCGCCGGCCTTGACGAGTTCGAGCGCCGAGCTGGTCCCGTCGGTACTGGCCGGATGGCGGCGTGGCTGGAAGCCCGCCGTACGGAAGCAGCCGAGCACGAAGTCGTTCCACTCCGGGGCGAAGTCGTCGCGCGGAAGGTAGTGCACCTCGTCGGCCAGTTCGCGCACGGCGACCGCGTCGGCGTCGCTGAGCGGGTGGTCGGTCGGTAACGCGATGCCGAGCGCTTCGCGGCGCATCACCCGTTGGACCAGGCCGTCGGCGAGATGAGCCGTCGAGCCGCAGAGCGCGAGATCCAGATCGCCGCTGAGCAGTCGCTGCTCCTGCTCGCGGCTGCCGCGGCTGCTGACCTCGAGGCGCAGTGACGGGAGACGTTCGCGCAGCCGGGCCAGAACCGCGCGGGGCGTGACGAGATCGGTCTGCAGTACGTCGATCCGCAGGACCTGGTCGCGTCCCGCGGCGGCGGTGGCCTCCGTGACGCCCGACCGGATCGCGGCGAGCGCGCTCTGGGCGTGGGGCAGGAAAGCGTCGCCGGCGGCGGTCAGCGTGACACCGCGCGGGGACCGCTCGAACAGCTGCGCTCCTAGTTGGTTCTCGAGCCGGCGGATCTGATTGCTGAGCGCCGGCTGGGACACGTACAACCGGCGGGCCGCGGCGGTGAAGTGCAGTTCCTCTGCCATCACCAGGAAGTAGCGCACCAGCCGTAGATCGACGTCCATGTATTCCTCACCTGCAGGGATAACCAGAAGCTGTGACGTTAGTGCTCTTGCGTCTTGGACGTCGAGGGCCTAGAGGGCAGAACGTGAACCTCATGACAACACAGCGTGAGGAACTGCGGAGCAGTTGGGAGCGGCAGCAGGCGGGGCACGCACCGGATCGTGAGCTTCGGTTCCGGATGATCCTCGAGTACGCCGAGGCGCTGGCGGGTCCTCCCCGCCGCGTCCTCGACCTCTGCTGCGGGCCGGGGTCGCTGACGCGACGGGTGCTGGACCGCTTCCCGGAAACCGAGGTGGTCGCGGTCGACATCGATCCGGTACTGCTCGACCTGGCCCGGGATGCGTTTGCTCAGGATGAGCGGGTGACGGTGGTCGAGCGGCAGTTGGCCGCACCGGACTGGGATCGCGGGTTGCCGACCGGTTTCGACGCGGTGGTGACCGCGACGGCGATGCACTGGTTCCCGCCGGACGCGCTCGCCGGGGTGTACGGCGGGGTCGCGCGGGTGCTGCGGTCGGGCGGGGTGTTTGCCAACGCGGACCACGTGCCGATCGCCGAGCCCGTACTGCGGGCGGTGGCGGACCGGTTGCACGCGGAGCATCTGCGGACCACCTTCGCGGATGCGGAGGACTGCGACGGGTGGTACGAGCGCGCGTACGGCGATCCGTCGTACGCGGGGCTCTGGGCGGAGCGGGAGAAGGTGTTCGCGCACTGGGACGGCGACCTGCTCGAGCGCGAGGGCTGGCACGTCGACCTGCTCCGGCGGACCGGCTTCGAACGGGCCGGTGCGGTCTGGCGGCGAGGGAACGACGCACTGATCGTCGCCGTTCGCGCCTGACGTCGTACCGGTCGACCGCCGAACCGAGGTGGCGGCCCCGGCGCTGTCTGCTCAACGCCGGGGCTCTGGGCAACCAGTACTTGCTCTCTTCTGGTGCCCAGAAAGCATTGTTCTATTCATCTTCCGGCAACAAATGACGGTGGCCCCGCTCGCATCCGAGCGGGGCCACAGTCTGTTCGCGGAGCTGGATCAGTCGCCGGGCCACTCGCCGGTCCAGCGCTCGAAGGCCTTGGCGCCTCCTCGGTCGATGACTGCTTTGACCACGGCGTAGAGGGCGCCCTGGAGAGCGGCGGCGAGCAGGAGCTGACGCCAGGGGTACTCCGACTGCAGGGCGTCGGGGGCGTCGTCCTCGTCGGCCACGCGCTTCCAGACCTGCTTGAAGATGGCACCGGCGACGAGACCGCCGGCGATGCCGGAGACCAGGCCGAACGGGCGGTACGCCAGCTTGACGGCTTTGGTGGTCACCGGCTTCTTCCCACGATCCAGGCGCCGACTCCCAGGGCTACGGCGCCACCGACGGCGGCTGCGGCCTTCGGGTGCTTGCGGCCGAGCTCCGGAGCCTGCTTCGCCTTGGCCGGAAGGTTCTTCGCCTGCTCGGGCAGGTGCTTCGCGCGCTCGCCCATGCCGCCCGCGGTCGCCTTGGCGCGTTCGCCCATGTCGCCCGCAGTTGCCTTCGCACGCTGGCTGGCGTTCCCGGCAGCCTGTACGGCGCGGTGCCCGGCGCTGGTCGCGGAGTCCTTGATCCGGCGCGGGACGTTCAGCTGGCGACTCAGCTCCTGCACGGTGTCGGCCAAGTGCTGGCGAGTCATCTCCAGGTCGGCCCGGAGTGCTTCGACCTCGCTCAGGTCGTCGGGCCGGGCGGCGGCGGTCTTCCGCGGCTTCGTCTGGCGCGTCGTGGTGGTCATGCGTTCTTCCCTTCCGGCTGGTGGCCCTTCAGTGCTTCGAGATCGTCGTGCACGCCGTGAACGGCCTTCTCCGGCAGCGGCGGCGTCGCGTGGCTGACGTGCCGCTTGCCCAGCAGGGCGGCGACACCGGCGATCGCGAACAGCACCAGCGTCACGATCAGCGCCGCGAGCCAGGCCGGTACGGCGTACGAGAGCCCGATGATCGCGGTCGCGATCAGCGCGCCCAGACCGTAGAAGGCGAACGCGCCCGCGCCGCCGAACAGCCCGACGCCGAGTCCGGCCTCCTTGCCCTTGTCCTTGAGCTCGGCCTTGGCCAGCTGCAACTCGTCGCGGACCAGATGACTCACGTCGCTGGTCAGCTGAGCGACCAGAGCGCCCACGTGCTCGTCCTGTCCGGTCCGTTGACCGTCCGGGTGGACGGCCGGGGTCTGCGTCGTCATGGTTGCCCTCCGTGATCTCGGCTTGACGACCCGGTACCCAAGGCCGTGGTCGGCAACCAGAAGCGGCCGGGCGCTGACCGCCACGGCCGGTAAGTTGCCCGGTCAGGGACCACTTTCGAGGAGGGGAAGCACGATGGACTGGAAACTCGAGCTCGTGTCGGTGCCGGTCAGCGACGTGGACCGGGCGAAGACCTTCTACACCGAGCAGGTCGGCTTCGTCGCCGACCACGACCACCAGGTCAGCGACGAGGTGCGCTTCGTCCAGCTGACCCCGCCGGGGTCGGCCTGTTCCATTGCCTTGGGCACCGGAATGGGCCAGGCCGAGCCGGGCTCGGTGCGCGGGCTGCAGCTCGTCGTCGCCGACGCGGCGGCCGCCCGGGACGAACTGGCCGGGCGGGGCGTCGAGGTCAGCGAGGTCCAGGACTTCCCGTGGGGGAAGTTCGTGTTCTTCGCCGATCCGGACGGCAACACCTGGGCGCTGCAGCAGCTGCCGGTCTGGGGATAGTTTCTGGCCAAAACAATCGGCGGCCGGTGATCGGCTGCCGATTGTTCGCCGGAGTTCCTACAGATCCTTGTTTTAAAGACCAGTTCGGATGATCGCTAGGGATGGTTCCCGGTGCGGTTGTAGGGTGGCCTTTGGTTGAGCAGCCAGCCGGTGTGACCTAGCGCCGACGACTGCGGTCCCTCCCGAGGACGAACATGCCCGACCTGCAGCGCCACCCTCGTTCCACCAGACGTCATCTACCGGTCTCCGCCCCTGTTCAGAAGTCAGGTCCCATGCCTGTTGTCACTCCCACCCGGCCCGAGTCCGTGCACGTCCGGATCGGCGGCCGCTGGATCGCCGGCGAGGCGCTGTCCCGCCGTACGGCGGCCACCGGTGCTCCCGAGATCCTGATCAGCCACCACGGCCACCTCGTCTGGGTCAACCAGGACCAGATCCGTACGCCGTAACTACGCTCCCGACCAGGCGGCCACCAGCTGGCCGAGGTCGGTCGCCGCTGTCGCTTGGCGCGGGTCGAAGCGATTCTTGGTGAGCGCGAACGCGACGCCGCTGCGGTGGTCCAGCCAGGCGGCGCTGCCACCCATCCCCGGCATGCCGAACGTCGTCGCCGCCTGCTCGGCCGCCGCGCCCAGCCGGCCGTAGGCGTAGCCCAGCGCCCAGACCGCGGGATTCCCGTACACCTCGTCGACCCCGCTGAACGCCGGGCCGACGATCTGCCGCCGCACCTCGGCGGGGATCAGTTCGGTGTCCAGCA
The Kribbella italica DNA segment above includes these coding regions:
- a CDS encoding nitroreductase family protein produces the protein MTTLDLTPDELLTTTRTVRKRLDLDKPVPMELIRECIEIALQAPSGSNRQTWHWLVITDADKRAQIGEYYRRAVAEYLESSGAAGRLYADDPDRAPVQKRVGSSVAYLGERMGQVPVLVIPCLTAKSLPAGNQAGLWGSILPSAWSYMLAARARGLGTAWTTLHMQYEDEVSELLGLPEDVRQTVLIPTAYTIGTDFKPAARQPLDEVLHVDSW
- a CDS encoding DNA polymerase ligase N-terminal domain-containing protein; this translates as MSSLPEAPVFVVQLHDARRRHYDVRLEVDGVLKSWAVPLGPSLDPVVKRLAVFTTDHDLEYATYEGVHAEAKYGSGAVIVWDAGVYTNLTRDKQRRLVEPGAAIERGHLKFRLNGVKLQGTWAFTRTDRDWLMVKVRDDSADPSLDLTTTEPRSILSGLTIEEMAATAP
- a CDS encoding SigB/SigF/SigG family RNA polymerase sigma factor; amino-acid sequence: MVTVLARTTVDELPGTDPKQRRDLATRELLTRRAATTDETLQRSLLEEAIELNLGIAHSIASRFRGRGVEADDLDQVAYLGLLKAARSYRPDTGTPFLAYAVPTIRGEVKRYFRDCSWTVRIPRRLQELQGSIASVRPQLVQDLQRDPTLEELAEAVGTDVAEIEAAIAADGCFSVLSLDRPVDGESTANLADTIADDEDTSFERTEAVAVLEPVLNELAPRERKILELRFIEGHTQADIGAEIGVSQMQVSRLLRGILDKLRDQIEPPAVSAA
- a CDS encoding LysR family transcriptional regulator translates to MDVDLRLVRYFLVMAEELHFTAAARRLYVSQPALSNQIRRLENQLGAQLFERSPRGVTLTAAGDAFLPHAQSALAAIRSGVTEATAAAGRDQVLRIDVLQTDLVTPRAVLARLRERLPSLRLEVSSRGSREQEQRLLSGDLDLALCGSTAHLADGLVQRVMRREALGIALPTDHPLSDADAVAVRELADEVHYLPRDDFAPEWNDFVLGCFRTAGFQPRRHPASTDGTSSALELVKAGECVALGLLSTPAPAGVVVKPLAAGVPPYTWTLRWRDSAHPPTAALGVLRSLD
- a CDS encoding class I SAM-dependent methyltransferase, translated to MTTQREELRSSWERQQAGHAPDRELRFRMILEYAEALAGPPRRVLDLCCGPGSLTRRVLDRFPETEVVAVDIDPVLLDLARDAFAQDERVTVVERQLAAPDWDRGLPTGFDAVVTATAMHWFPPDALAGVYGGVARVLRSGGVFANADHVPIAEPVLRAVADRLHAEHLRTTFADAEDCDGWYERAYGDPSYAGLWAEREKVFAHWDGDLLEREGWHVDLLRRTGFERAGAVWRRGNDALIVAVRA
- a CDS encoding DUF4235 domain-containing protein, translating into MTTKAVKLAYRPFGLVSGIAGGLVAGAIFKQVWKRVADEDDAPDALQSEYPWRQLLLAAALQGALYAVVKAVIDRGGAKAFERWTGEWPGD
- a CDS encoding DUF3618 domain-containing protein, whose product is MTTTTRQTKPRKTAAARPDDLSEVEALRADLEMTRQHLADTVQELSRQLNVPRRIKDSATSAGHRAVQAAGNASQRAKATAGDMGERAKATAGGMGERAKHLPEQAKNLPAKAKQAPELGRKHPKAAAAVGGAVALGVGAWIVGRSR
- a CDS encoding phage holin family protein, which translates into the protein MTTQTPAVHPDGQRTGQDEHVGALVAQLTSDVSHLVRDELQLAKAELKDKGKEAGLGVGLFGGAGAFAFYGLGALIATAIIGLSYAVPAWLAALIVTLVLFAIAGVAALLGKRHVSHATPPLPEKAVHGVHDDLEALKGHQPEGKNA
- a CDS encoding glyoxalase superfamily protein: MDWKLELVSVPVSDVDRAKTFYTEQVGFVADHDHQVSDEVRFVQLTPPGSACSIALGTGMGQAEPGSVRGLQLVVADAAAARDELAGRGVEVSEVQDFPWGKFVFFADPDGNTWALQQLPVWG